A genome region from Thermococcus onnurineus NA1 includes the following:
- a CDS encoding PH0542 domain-containing protein: MEKELDIREALATGEHIDEIIIQATLNKEFLKEVLHYLDDDLWIVQKNALRVVVEAIREMPDLHESLITKLLVMLRKSEAIPLTQEIARAFGVLVEINPEKVAKVVPAIFANYRVGDPKIKVNMAYVLEEIMRVNPSLLGNVFRDIGYMLTSKDTMDKLTALNFISALGENGLRYISPFLPKLFTLLYDKDEIVRASTVETLIHVAELNPKLRKIIRSKLEEMDDRSDLVTKKVKEGLTRLIIIERGR; this comes from the coding sequence AGATTATCATACAAGCCACTCTTAACAAAGAATTCCTGAAGGAGGTACTTCACTACCTCGACGACGACCTATGGATCGTGCAGAAGAATGCCCTTAGGGTAGTTGTTGAGGCAATACGAGAGATGCCTGATCTCCATGAGTCCCTTATAACTAAACTCCTGGTGATGCTCAGAAAGAGCGAGGCAATACCTCTGACTCAGGAGATAGCGAGGGCCTTCGGTGTACTCGTGGAGATTAACCCAGAAAAGGTTGCAAAAGTTGTTCCAGCGATATTCGCCAACTATAGGGTAGGTGACCCAAAGATAAAGGTCAACATGGCGTACGTCCTTGAGGAGATAATGCGTGTGAATCCCAGCCTTCTCGGCAACGTATTTAGAGACATAGGTTACATGCTCACCTCAAAAGACACGATGGACAAACTCACTGCGCTTAATTTTATCTCGGCACTTGGAGAGAACGGTCTCAGATACATCAGCCCCTTCCTGCCGAAGCTCTTTACACTACTCTACGACAAAGATGAGATAGTTCGAGCAAGCACCGTTGAAACGCTCATCCACGTAGCCGAGCTCAATCCAAAGCTCAGGAAAATAATTCGCTCAAAACTTGAGGAAATGGACGACAGAAGTGACCTAGTTACAAAGAAGGTCAAAGAAGGACTAACCAGGCTTATTATCATCGAAAGAGGAAGATGA